In one window of Bifidobacterium sp. WK041_4_12 DNA:
- the aroC gene encoding chorismate synthase, with product MLRWQTAGESHGEALVAMIEGLPAGVRITSDEISDALARRRLGYGRGARMRFERDRVRMLTGVRHGSTLGSPISIEIANTEWPKWVEVMSADPLPEGTQIRNSSRSAPLSRPRPGHADLTGMRKYGFTDARQVLERSSARETASRVALGAVAGNFLKQVLGIEVVSQVVVLGGVSVDEDAPLPKPEDGERIDESPVRTLDKQAEQRMIERIDEAHRQGDTLGGVIEVVAYNVPAGLGTYVESDRRLDAALASAFMGIQAIKGVEIGDGFQEAMRFGSEAHDEIVEKEGHISRLSNRAGGVEGSMSNGEPIRVRAVMKPISSLPRALRTVDVSTGEEATAIHQRSDTTAVPAAAVVGEAMMRLTLARFVIEKFGGDSLEETKRNAQQYLKSWPEHLQ from the coding sequence ATGTTGCGTTGGCAAACGGCAGGAGAGTCGCACGGAGAAGCCTTGGTTGCGATGATTGAAGGTCTTCCAGCCGGAGTACGGATCACCTCGGATGAAATATCCGACGCATTGGCTCGACGTCGTCTTGGCTATGGCCGTGGCGCTCGCATGAGGTTCGAGCGTGACCGTGTTCGCATGCTTACCGGCGTTCGGCACGGAAGCACGCTGGGATCGCCAATTTCAATCGAGATTGCCAACACGGAATGGCCCAAGTGGGTTGAAGTCATGAGTGCAGACCCCTTGCCAGAAGGTACCCAGATTCGTAATTCCAGTAGAAGTGCACCGCTGAGCAGACCTCGTCCTGGTCATGCTGACCTTACAGGCATGCGCAAGTATGGTTTTACCGATGCACGTCAGGTTCTCGAGCGTTCCAGTGCCCGCGAAACGGCATCGCGTGTAGCGTTGGGCGCGGTCGCTGGAAACTTCCTGAAACAGGTGCTTGGCATCGAAGTCGTATCTCAGGTCGTTGTGTTGGGCGGTGTCAGCGTTGACGAAGATGCGCCACTGCCAAAACCGGAAGATGGAGAGCGCATCGACGAATCTCCCGTCCGCACACTTGACAAGCAGGCGGAGCAGCGCATGATTGAGCGCATCGATGAGGCGCACAGGCAGGGGGACACCCTCGGCGGTGTCATTGAAGTCGTCGCGTATAACGTTCCAGCAGGACTCGGCACCTATGTCGAATCCGATAGAAGACTTGATGCCGCGCTCGCGTCTGCCTTCATGGGCATTCAGGCCATCAAGGGCGTAGAAATTGGTGACGGTTTCCAAGAGGCGATGCGTTTCGGCTCTGAGGCCCATGATGAAATCGTTGAGAAGGAAGGCCATATCAGCAGGCTTTCCAACCGTGCAGGAGGAGTTGAGGGCAGCATGTCGAATGGTGAACCCATTCGCGTTCGTGCGGTCATGAAGCCAATTTCATCCCTGCCACGAGCGCTGCGTACCGTCGATGTCTCGACCGGCGAAGAGGCCACAGCGATTCATCAGCGTTCGGACACAACGGCGGTTCCCGCGGCTGCGGTGGTCGGAGAAGCCATGATGAGGCTCACTCTGGCTCGATTCGTGATCGAGAAGTTCGGTGGTGATTCACTGGAAGAGACGAAGCGCAATGCGCAGCAGTACCTCAAATCGTGGCCTGAACACCTGCAGTAA
- a CDS encoding bifunctional shikimate kinase/3-dehydroquinate synthase produces the protein MNHNKVNGSVTPKKQYRGPLVVIIGMPGAGKTRIGKEVSNMLKLSFMDSDVAIERQEGASIPSIFKDRGEDEFRSIESDLITKALLDHQGVLSLGGGAPMQRRTRQALERYRDQGGLIAYLDADPEEMMERALRSQNRPLLSGDARGEWLRLYDERRPVFEQLANIVISTHRAAPSVGAHKLINAIQERVVHVSGADPYDVRIGDGVLDHVRELLGSKPVRVALIHTAPVQRHSDAARAQLRTWGYQVLDISIRDAEAGKTVQVASGIWKRLADEGFTRSDAVVGLGGGAATDVAGFVAATWMRGIAYVNCPTSLLAMVDASTGGKTGVNIPEGKNLVGSFYTPLGVVADTRFLATLPNDIFIEGLGEVVKSGFIMDTHILDIVEEHAKELRSIDCANITPQMHDVIAELIERTVSVKSKHVSADLKESGMREFLNYGHTLAHAIEQIEHFRWRHGQAVAVGMVYAAELANILGYLDDNTVEFHRSILASVGLATSWDGGDFDSVLALMHRDKKARGNTLRFVILDRIGHPIHLDNPPESAVKEAFERIRSNGR, from the coding sequence ATGAACCACAACAAGGTGAACGGTAGCGTGACACCGAAGAAACAATACCGGGGGCCGCTCGTCGTAATCATCGGCATGCCGGGGGCAGGAAAAACCCGTATTGGCAAGGAAGTTTCGAATATGTTGAAACTTTCCTTCATGGACTCCGATGTCGCAATCGAACGGCAGGAAGGTGCCAGCATCCCCTCGATCTTCAAGGATCGCGGCGAGGACGAGTTCAGAAGCATAGAGAGCGATCTGATCACCAAGGCCCTGCTCGATCACCAAGGGGTGCTCTCGCTTGGAGGTGGCGCACCCATGCAGAGGCGTACCAGACAGGCGTTGGAACGATATCGTGACCAGGGCGGGCTGATCGCCTATCTGGATGCTGATCCCGAAGAGATGATGGAGCGTGCCTTACGATCGCAGAACAGGCCGCTATTGTCGGGCGATGCGCGTGGTGAATGGCTCAGGCTTTATGATGAACGTAGACCCGTTTTCGAACAGTTGGCAAACATTGTGATTAGCACTCACAGAGCGGCGCCTTCAGTGGGAGCACATAAATTGATCAATGCCATCCAAGAGCGAGTAGTGCATGTTTCCGGCGCGGATCCATACGATGTTCGCATTGGCGACGGTGTGCTGGATCATGTACGAGAATTGCTGGGCAGCAAGCCGGTGAGGGTTGCGTTGATTCATACGGCACCGGTGCAGCGCCACAGCGATGCCGCCCGAGCACAGTTGAGAACCTGGGGCTATCAGGTGCTCGACATCAGCATTCGCGATGCTGAGGCTGGCAAAACAGTCCAGGTCGCCAGCGGCATCTGGAAGCGACTCGCTGATGAGGGATTTACCCGTTCGGACGCCGTGGTCGGTCTTGGGGGAGGTGCCGCCACTGATGTTGCTGGATTCGTTGCAGCAACCTGGATGCGGGGAATTGCCTATGTGAATTGCCCGACTTCGCTGCTCGCCATGGTAGACGCCTCCACAGGAGGCAAGACCGGGGTCAATATTCCTGAAGGCAAGAATCTGGTCGGCAGCTTCTACACGCCACTGGGCGTTGTGGCGGACACACGATTCCTTGCCACGCTTCCGAATGATATTTTCATCGAAGGTCTGGGCGAAGTCGTCAAGTCAGGATTCATCATGGACACGCATATTCTCGACATTGTCGAAGAGCATGCAAAGGAGCTGCGAAGCATTGACTGCGCCAACATTACCCCTCAGATGCATGATGTCATTGCCGAACTCATAGAACGCACGGTGAGCGTCAAATCCAAGCATGTTTCAGCGGATTTAAAGGAATCCGGCATGCGAGAGTTCCTCAATTACGGTCATACCCTAGCCCATGCAATCGAGCAGATTGAGCACTTCCGCTGGCGGCATGGCCAGGCCGTTGCCGTAGGCATGGTGTACGCAGCCGAGCTTGCGAACATTCTTGGATACCTAGATGACAATACGGTTGAATTCCATCGTTCGATTCTCGCTTCGGTAGGTCTCGCAACCAGTTGGGACGGAGGGGACTTCGATTCGGTGCTCGCACTCATGCATCGAGACAAGAAGGCTCGTGGCAATACCTTGCGATTTGTCATCTTGGATCGCATAGGCCATCCAATCCATCTCGATAATCCACCCGAATCGGCAGTCAAAGAAGCGTTCGAAAGAATTCGCAGCAATGGTCGGTAA
- the aroQ gene encoding type II 3-dehydroquinate dehydratase: MATMKVLVLNGPNLGRLGVREPDVYGHQDLHQLAEQCARWASELGLDVEVRQSDDEAEVIHWIHEAVDHHHPVILNPAAFTHYSYGLADAAAQLHTAKLPLIEVHISNPASREAFRRHSVISPVATSTITGLGFFGYKLALEAVSELQQ, translated from the coding sequence ATGGCAACAATGAAAGTACTCGTGTTGAACGGACCTAACCTAGGTCGTCTCGGTGTTCGAGAACCCGATGTCTACGGGCATCAGGACCTTCACCAGCTTGCTGAGCAGTGCGCGCGTTGGGCGAGCGAACTCGGTCTCGATGTCGAAGTGCGCCAGAGCGACGACGAGGCCGAGGTGATCCATTGGATCCACGAAGCCGTTGACCATCACCATCCTGTGATACTCAATCCTGCCGCCTTCACCCATTACAGCTATGGCCTGGCCGATGCCGCAGCGCAGCTTCACACGGCGAAGCTTCCTCTGATCGAGGTGCATATCTCCAATCCAGCTTCACGCGAAGCTTTCCGGCGACACTCCGTCATTTCGCCGGTAGCGACTTCAACAATCACCGGTTTGGGCTTTTTCGGCTACAAACTTGCGCTTGAGGCAGTCAGCGAACTCCAGCAATAG
- a CDS encoding CTP synthase, which translates to MVRQHGTSQEHITKHIFVTGGVVSSLGKGLTASSLGRLLRSRGIHVLQQKLDPYINVDPGTMNPFQHGEVYVTEDGAETDLDIGHYERFLDVFLSQKANVTTGQIYQSVLRKERAGEYLGQCVQVIPHITNEIKSRMRAQASDDVDVIITEIGGTVGDIESQPFLEAAREVRRDIGPENCIFVHVSLVPYIAAAHELKTKPTQHSVMMLRQLGITPDALVLRSDRPLNQSIKDKISLMCDVDEEGVVNCVDAPSIYDVPKILFSEGLDAYVVRELGLPFHDVDWNEWEDLLERVHHPRNEVNIAIVGKYIDLPDAYLSVTEAIKAGGFANWSKANVKWVTADVCETNEGAQAALGQMDGIVIPGGFGIRGIEGKIGALRWARENKIPALGLCLGLQSMVIEYSRHVLGLEDANSSEFEPDCENPVIATMEEQKSIVEGNGDMGHTMRLGSYPAVLEPKSLVAQLYGTTNVTERHRHRYEVNVAYKDRLNEAGLHISGTSPNGELTEFIELPQSVHPFYVGTQAHPEFKSRPTKPHPLFAGLVKAAIDHREAK; encoded by the coding sequence ATGGTTAGACAACATGGAACATCACAGGAACACATCACAAAACATATTTTCGTCACCGGCGGTGTTGTATCTTCTTTAGGCAAGGGACTTACCGCTTCTTCTTTGGGAAGACTACTTCGAAGCCGTGGCATCCACGTGCTTCAGCAGAAGCTCGACCCCTATATCAACGTTGATCCAGGAACGATGAATCCCTTCCAGCACGGTGAAGTCTACGTGACTGAAGACGGTGCAGAAACGGATCTCGACATTGGACACTACGAGAGATTCCTGGACGTTTTCCTGTCCCAGAAGGCAAATGTCACCACAGGCCAGATTTATCAGAGCGTGCTTCGCAAGGAGCGTGCCGGTGAATATCTTGGCCAATGCGTTCAGGTGATTCCCCACATCACCAATGAGATCAAGAGCAGAATGCGCGCTCAGGCATCCGATGATGTCGATGTCATCATCACTGAAATAGGTGGAACCGTTGGTGACATTGAATCCCAGCCATTCCTTGAGGCAGCGCGTGAGGTTCGTCGTGACATCGGCCCGGAGAACTGCATATTCGTGCACGTTTCCCTGGTGCCGTACATCGCTGCGGCACATGAGCTCAAGACAAAGCCAACGCAACATTCCGTCATGATGCTTCGACAGCTGGGCATCACACCCGATGCGCTGGTGCTTCGTTCGGACAGGCCACTCAACCAGTCCATCAAGGACAAGATTTCGCTGATGTGCGATGTCGATGAAGAGGGAGTCGTGAACTGCGTCGATGCGCCCAGCATCTACGACGTTCCGAAGATTCTCTTCTCCGAAGGTCTTGACGCATATGTCGTTCGTGAGCTTGGACTGCCTTTCCACGATGTGGATTGGAACGAGTGGGAAGACCTGCTCGAACGCGTGCACCATCCACGCAACGAGGTCAATATCGCGATAGTTGGCAAATACATCGATCTTCCCGATGCGTATCTCTCCGTCACCGAGGCGATCAAGGCCGGCGGCTTTGCCAACTGGTCAAAGGCCAATGTCAAATGGGTGACCGCTGACGTGTGCGAAACCAACGAGGGCGCGCAGGCTGCACTCGGACAGATGGATGGCATCGTGATTCCTGGAGGTTTCGGCATTCGAGGCATCGAAGGCAAGATAGGAGCGCTACGCTGGGCCAGAGAGAACAAGATACCTGCCCTGGGACTGTGCCTGGGATTGCAATCGATGGTTATCGAATACTCGCGTCACGTTCTTGGGCTTGAAGATGCCAACTCGTCTGAATTCGAGCCAGATTGCGAAAATCCCGTCATTGCAACGATGGAAGAGCAGAAGTCAATCGTTGAAGGCAATGGGGATATGGGACACACCATGCGACTTGGCTCGTATCCGGCAGTGCTTGAACCGAAGTCCCTTGTCGCGCAGCTCTATGGCACCACGAACGTTACCGAGCGTCATCGTCACCGTTATGAAGTCAACGTTGCCTATAAGGATCGGCTGAATGAAGCCGGTTTGCATATCTCGGGAACCAGTCCGAACGGCGAACTCACTGAATTCATCGAGCTGCCGCAGTCCGTCCACCCGTTCTACGTCGGTACTCAAGCCCATCCTGAGTTCAAGTCACGCCCAACCAAGCCCCACCCACTGTTCGCAGGACTTGTCAAGGCTGCCATCGATCATCGCGAAGCCAAATAA
- the sufB gene encoding Fe-S cluster assembly protein SufB → MSQYVADRERVNEEKIKKDDDIISQFGDYEYGWHDKDSFGESAKKGISEQVVRDISADKHEPDWMLQYRLRGYKAFLEKPMPNWGVDLSGFKAQDFKYYVKPLKEQAKRWEDLPDSIRNTYDRLGIPEAEKKRLVSGVAAQYESEVIYNSIRDDLKEQGVIFVDTDTAVRDYPDLVKKYFATVVSPEDNKFAALNTAAWSGGSFVYVPKGVHVDIPLQAYFRINTPNMGQFERTLIIADEGSYVHYVEGCTAPIYSTDSLHAAIVEIVVEPHARVRYTTVQNWSNNVYNLVTQRAYVREGGTMEWVDGNIGSKATMKYPACILAEPYAKGETLSLGFAGKGQYQDTGAKMIHLAPHTSSTIVAKSISRSGGRSAYRGLVKILKGAEGSSSSVVCDALLVDDYSRSDTYPHVDVREDDVSMAHEATVSKVSEDQLFYLMSRGLEEKEAMGMIVRGFVEPISRQLPMEYALELNRLVELQMEGSVG, encoded by the coding sequence ATGAGCCAGTATGTGGCCGACCGTGAGCGGGTCAACGAAGAGAAAATCAAGAAGGATGACGACATCATCTCTCAGTTCGGTGACTACGAATATGGCTGGCATGACAAGGATTCCTTTGGCGAAAGCGCCAAGAAGGGCATCAGCGAGCAGGTGGTCCGCGATATCTCTGCTGACAAGCATGAGCCTGACTGGATGCTGCAATATCGCCTGCGTGGGTACAAGGCCTTCCTTGAGAAGCCGATGCCCAACTGGGGCGTGGATTTAAGCGGATTCAAAGCTCAGGACTTCAAATATTACGTGAAGCCGTTGAAGGAGCAGGCGAAGCGGTGGGAGGATCTTCCCGACAGCATTCGCAACACCTATGACCGCCTTGGCATTCCAGAGGCTGAGAAGAAGCGTCTGGTTTCAGGCGTTGCCGCCCAGTATGAATCAGAGGTCATCTACAATTCCATTCGAGACGATCTGAAGGAACAGGGCGTTATCTTCGTCGATACTGATACCGCAGTTCGTGATTACCCAGATCTGGTCAAGAAATATTTCGCAACCGTCGTTTCTCCTGAAGACAATAAGTTTGCAGCGCTCAATACTGCCGCCTGGTCGGGCGGATCCTTCGTATACGTGCCGAAGGGCGTGCATGTAGACATACCGTTGCAGGCCTACTTCCGTATCAACACGCCGAACATGGGACAGTTCGAACGTACCTTGATCATTGCCGACGAAGGCTCATACGTGCATTACGTTGAAGGATGCACGGCACCAATCTACTCAACGGATTCGCTGCATGCCGCAATCGTGGAGATCGTCGTCGAGCCTCATGCTCGCGTACGCTACACCACGGTTCAGAACTGGTCCAACAACGTCTACAACCTGGTCACCCAGCGTGCATATGTGCGCGAAGGCGGCACGATGGAATGGGTCGATGGCAACATCGGTTCAAAGGCCACCATGAAATACCCGGCATGCATTCTTGCCGAACCGTATGCAAAGGGTGAGACGCTGTCTCTTGGATTCGCAGGCAAGGGTCAGTATCAGGATACCGGTGCGAAGATGATTCATCTTGCGCCGCACACCAGCTCGACCATCGTCGCCAAGTCAATTTCCCGTTCTGGTGGAAGGTCAGCATATCGAGGTCTCGTGAAGATTCTCAAGGGAGCGGAGGGTTCCAGTTCGTCCGTGGTCTGCGATGCGTTGCTTGTCGACGACTATTCTCGCTCCGATACCTATCCACATGTCGATGTGCGTGAAGATGACGTTTCAATGGCGCATGAAGCCACGGTTTCCAAGGTCTCCGAGGATCAGCTCTTCTATCTGATGAGTCGTGGCCTTGAAGAGAAGGAAGCCATGGGCATGATCGTCCGAGGCTTCGTAGAGCCTATTTCGCGTCAGCTGCCCATGGAATACGCCTTGGAATTGAACAGACTCGTTGAGCTTCAGATGGAAGGTTCGGTCGGGTGA
- the sufD gene encoding Fe-S cluster assembly protein SufD, whose product MSDNTEQTAQDSRTVPQAPIEEREVNIPHRDPNNPYAFPALMPSSADKAVRSFSPDAFQIPTRAQDDWRFTPIDRIEEFFQVFEPSGKTKIEVSGIDGSEIDPKLVEVSEIPKTQMPSGSVLKPNDRVSAVEWASQNTAHVVHVKGENPVPTLVKIIGGGMDLDALHLVIVADDRTHADIVVEHEGQARIAEGVEITTGKDSHVSTTFIQEWSSDSKHVGNHRIHVGEGASLRHSMVTLGGSFVRVRMDQEFGGNKGDLNMLGIYFVDPGEHVEHRTMVVHNYPECKSRVVYKGALDGKGAHSTWVGNALILPSAPVTDSYELNRNLVLTPGAIADSEPNLEIENGNIIGAGHASSVGRFDDEELFYLESRGVSEREARKLVVRGFFGELVEEIGITAIRDHLMGVIDRRLSRGEDEQMRHVLEEN is encoded by the coding sequence ATGAGCGACAACACAGAACAAACAGCACAGGATTCACGCACGGTTCCACAGGCTCCCATCGAGGAGAGGGAAGTCAACATTCCTCACCGCGATCCGAACAACCCTTACGCCTTCCCGGCCCTGATGCCTTCGAGCGCCGACAAGGCCGTTCGATCCTTCTCGCCTGATGCGTTCCAGATTCCTACGCGAGCACAGGATGATTGGCGCTTCACGCCGATTGATCGCATAGAGGAGTTCTTCCAGGTTTTTGAACCCAGCGGAAAGACCAAGATCGAAGTCAGTGGCATTGACGGTTCTGAAATCGATCCAAAACTCGTTGAAGTCAGCGAAATTCCGAAGACGCAGATGCCTAGCGGCTCTGTGCTCAAGCCGAACGACCGTGTGTCAGCGGTTGAATGGGCCAGCCAGAACACCGCTCATGTCGTGCATGTCAAGGGAGAGAATCCCGTTCCAACCCTCGTGAAGATTATTGGTGGAGGAATGGACTTGGATGCCCTGCATCTCGTCATTGTCGCCGACGATCGAACGCATGCCGATATCGTTGTCGAGCACGAGGGACAGGCTCGCATAGCCGAAGGCGTTGAAATCACCACTGGCAAGGATTCGCATGTCAGCACCACCTTCATTCAGGAGTGGAGTTCTGATTCGAAGCATGTCGGCAATCATCGCATTCATGTGGGTGAGGGAGCCAGCCTTCGTCATTCCATGGTGACACTCGGTGGAAGCTTCGTCCGCGTTCGCATGGATCAGGAATTCGGCGGCAACAAGGGTGACCTGAATATGCTCGGCATCTATTTCGTCGATCCTGGCGAACATGTCGAACATCGCACGATGGTTGTTCACAACTATCCGGAATGCAAGTCGCGTGTGGTCTATAAAGGTGCCCTCGACGGCAAGGGAGCGCATTCGACATGGGTTGGCAACGCGCTGATTCTGCCATCGGCTCCCGTTACCGACTCCTACGAGCTTAACCGCAATCTGGTGCTTACGCCCGGTGCGATTGCTGATTCTGAGCCAAACCTTGAGATCGAAAACGGCAACATCATAGGAGCCGGTCACGCAAGCTCCGTCGGTCGTTTCGATGACGAGGAACTCTTCTATCTGGAATCACGAGGCGTTTCCGAACGAGAGGCACGCAAGCTTGTGGTTCGCGGATTCTTCGGAGAGCTTGTTGAGGAGATTGGAATCACGGCCATCCGTGACCATCTGATGGGAGTCATCGACCGGCGTCTCTCCCGTGGAGAAGACGAACAAATGCGACATGTGTTGGAGGAAAACTGA
- the sufC gene encoding Fe-S cluster assembly ATPase SufC produces the protein MATLEIKDLCASVETKEGKKQILKGVNLTVHSGETHAIMGPNGSGKSTLAYTLAGHPKYEVDSGEALLDGQNILKMTPDERAKAGLFLAMQYPVEVPGVSMTNFLRTAKTEIDGKAPAIRQWTKDLSSSMKRLRMDAKFAQRSVNEGFSGGEKKRAEVLQLELLKPKFAIMDETDSGLDVDALRIVSEGVNRAKENTNLGILMVTHYTRILRYIKPDIVHVFSDGHFVKTGGPELADELEETGYDRYLPQGADSESALA, from the coding sequence ATGGCAACCCTGGAAATCAAAGATCTGTGCGCTTCCGTGGAAACGAAGGAAGGCAAGAAACAGATTCTGAAAGGTGTGAACCTGACAGTTCACTCCGGTGAAACCCATGCAATCATGGGGCCCAACGGTTCGGGAAAGTCAACCTTGGCCTATACGCTTGCCGGTCACCCCAAGTATGAGGTCGACTCGGGCGAGGCTTTGCTCGACGGTCAGAACATTCTTAAGATGACGCCCGATGAACGAGCCAAGGCCGGTCTCTTCCTTGCCATGCAGTATCCGGTTGAGGTTCCAGGCGTATCCATGACCAACTTCCTGCGTACCGCGAAAACCGAGATCGATGGCAAGGCTCCTGCCATCCGTCAGTGGACCAAGGATCTCAGCTCATCCATGAAGCGTCTGCGCATGGATGCCAAATTTGCCCAGCGTTCCGTCAACGAAGGCTTCTCCGGCGGCGAGAAGAAGCGTGCAGAGGTATTGCAACTTGAATTGCTTAAGCCAAAGTTCGCGATTATGGATGAAACCGATTCAGGCCTCGATGTCGACGCTCTGCGAATCGTCTCCGAAGGTGTGAATCGCGCCAAGGAGAATACCAATCTTGGCATTCTCATGGTCACCCACTACACCCGAATTCTGCGCTATATCAAACCTGATATCGTGCACGTTTTCTCTGATGGACACTTCGTCAAAACAGGTGGCCCGGAACTGGCGGATGAGCTTGAAGAGACGGGTTACGACCGTTATCTTCCCCAGGGAGCCGACTCAGAATCGGCTCTGGCCTAG
- a CDS encoding SufS family cysteine desulfurase, giving the protein MVDFAAIRSQFPILNQQIHGHPLVYLDSAATAQKPECVIDAEAEFYRTINAGVHRGAHELAARSTVAFEDARAKVARLVGADSEEGREEVVVTAGATAALNLLATAFSNASLGRGGAAAKRFALKAGDEIVVSKADHHSVLLPFQELAYRTGATLRWFDLDPEGRVRADTAETVITEHTKVVALAHIANVTGAITDIAPIVKRAHEVGAVMILDACQSVPHIPVDFHALDVDFAAWSAHKMYGPTGVGFLYGKRELLEALPPASFGGSMVDLAYLDKPAEYSMPPARFEAGTQPVAQVVAAGTAADWLRSLGMEHVAEHERSITQELLKIGDIEGVRILGPTDGDQRIGTVAFDVAGVHPHDVGQFIDAQGIAIRVGHHCAQPVHRHFGLFASNRASTGVYNTANEARLLVEAVKKVRPFFQAQ; this is encoded by the coding sequence ATGGTTGATTTCGCCGCTATCCGTAGTCAGTTCCCGATTCTGAATCAGCAGATTCACGGCCATCCATTGGTCTATCTTGACTCTGCAGCCACCGCGCAGAAGCCTGAATGCGTGATCGATGCAGAAGCTGAGTTCTATCGCACCATCAACGCTGGCGTACATCGAGGAGCACATGAGCTGGCAGCGAGAAGCACGGTTGCCTTCGAGGATGCGCGTGCCAAGGTGGCGAGACTCGTTGGTGCCGACAGCGAAGAGGGACGCGAAGAAGTGGTGGTGACGGCGGGCGCAACGGCTGCGTTGAATCTGTTGGCGACCGCTTTCTCCAACGCGTCTCTTGGCCGTGGGGGAGCGGCGGCCAAACGATTCGCACTCAAAGCTGGCGATGAAATCGTCGTCAGCAAGGCCGATCACCATTCAGTGCTACTGCCATTCCAGGAACTTGCATACCGGACCGGGGCAACCTTGCGCTGGTTCGACCTTGATCCGGAGGGTCGCGTTCGTGCAGACACGGCAGAAACGGTGATTACTGAACACACCAAGGTCGTAGCCCTCGCACACATTGCGAACGTGACAGGCGCAATCACCGATATTGCGCCGATTGTAAAGCGTGCGCATGAGGTCGGTGCCGTGATGATTCTTGACGCATGCCAATCCGTGCCCCACATTCCCGTGGACTTTCATGCCCTTGACGTTGATTTCGCAGCCTGGAGTGCCCATAAGATGTATGGTCCGACCGGCGTTGGGTTCCTCTATGGCAAGCGTGAACTGCTTGAGGCATTGCCGCCAGCAAGTTTTGGCGGCTCAATGGTTGATCTGGCGTATCTCGATAAGCCTGCTGAATACAGTATGCCCCCTGCGCGATTCGAGGCGGGCACTCAGCCCGTTGCCCAGGTAGTTGCTGCAGGTACTGCGGCGGATTGGCTCAGGTCGCTGGGCATGGAACATGTTGCCGAACATGAGCGTTCCATCACTCAGGAACTGTTGAAAATCGGTGATATAGAAGGCGTAAGAATCCTCGGTCCAACAGATGGCGATCAGAGAATCGGAACGGTGGCATTCGACGTCGCGGGCGTTCATCCGCACGATGTCGGCCAATTCATCGATGCTCAGGGCATCGCAATACGCGTTGGCCATCATTGCGCTCAACCCGTGCACCGTCACTTTGGTCTCTTCGCTTCGAACAGAGCATCCACAGGCGTGTACAACACCGCAAACGAGGCTCGGCTACTGGTTGAGGCGGTCAAGAAGGTTCGTCCTTTCTTTCAGGCTCAATAA
- the sufU gene encoding Fe-S cluster assembly sulfur transfer protein SufU, giving the protein MSDDDLQQMYQEVILDAARAPHGREHFLEGATIQAARADITNGIDSDSGKDGDSESHQISGDASMLAEHEACLAAQSHQFNPTCGDEVTVHVEVSEQEPHRLERVVWDGQGCSISQASLSIMVDLVEHQTVETAMKLSDDFHVLMESRGAGIADESVEEKLGDAIVFQGVSRYPMRIKCALLGWAGLKASIAQALASMGGSEAQGTDSPALLRQPAFSQAKE; this is encoded by the coding sequence ATGAGTGACGACGATCTTCAACAGATGTATCAGGAGGTCATCCTTGACGCTGCAAGGGCCCCACATGGCAGGGAGCATTTCTTAGAAGGTGCCACAATTCAGGCTGCGCGTGCTGACATTACCAATGGCATTGACAGTGACAGTGGCAAGGATGGTGATAGCGAATCGCATCAGATATCCGGAGATGCGTCGATGCTCGCTGAGCATGAGGCCTGTCTTGCCGCGCAATCGCATCAGTTCAATCCAACCTGCGGTGATGAAGTCACCGTTCATGTCGAAGTGTCGGAGCAAGAACCTCACAGGCTGGAACGGGTGGTCTGGGATGGTCAGGGTTGTTCGATTTCCCAGGCGAGCCTCTCGATTATGGTAGATCTCGTCGAACATCAGACCGTGGAGACGGCAATGAAACTGAGCGATGATTTTCATGTCTTGATGGAATCTCGCGGGGCAGGCATAGCCGATGAATCCGTCGAGGAGAAGCTCGGTGATGCCATAGTTTTTCAGGGTGTTTCGCGCTATCCCATGCGCATCAAATGTGCGCTGCTTGGTTGGGCTGGGTTGAAGGCTTCGATAGCCCAGGCATTGGCCAGCATGGGCGGATCCGAAGCTCAGGGCACCGATTCCCCTGCTTTGCTACGGCAACCAGCGTTCTCACAGGCAAAGGAGTGA